A window of Bacteroidales bacterium contains these coding sequences:
- the mnmD gene encoding tRNA (5-methylaminomethyl-2-thiouridine)(34)-methyltransferase MnmD has translation MKPKKRIISTEDGSHTLYVDSLNEYYHSRYGAIQESNHVFIANGLNGIKRKDVVVLEVGFGTGLNALLTYITGKKNQIKIQYEAIELFPLEKSLVQELNFARFLNMDNPHLLIDMHMLPWNQIHTLSELFSLHKILQDFNHFTPEQKYSVVYFDAFAPEKQPEMWSEENFAKLFYALETEGILVTYCAKGAIKRTLQRVGFRVELLKGPPGKHEMIRAVKPG, from the coding sequence ATGAAACCTAAAAAACGTATTATTAGTACCGAAGACGGTTCACATACTTTATATGTTGATTCCCTTAATGAATATTATCATTCCAGATACGGGGCCATTCAGGAATCAAATCATGTGTTTATTGCAAACGGCCTGAATGGCATCAAGAGAAAAGATGTTGTTGTGCTGGAGGTAGGGTTCGGTACGGGTTTGAATGCTTTGCTAACTTATATTACAGGTAAGAAGAATCAAATCAAAATTCAGTATGAGGCCATAGAGTTGTTTCCACTCGAAAAGTCTCTGGTTCAGGAATTAAATTTTGCCCGTTTTTTGAATATGGACAACCCTCATTTACTGATAGATATGCACATGTTACCATGGAATCAAATACATACCCTGAGCGAATTGTTTTCACTTCATAAAATTCTTCAGGATTTTAACCATTTTACACCAGAACAAAAGTATTCTGTTGTGTATTTTGATGCCTTTGCACCGGAAAAACAACCGGAGATGTGGAGTGAGGAAAATTTTGCCAAACTTTTTTATGCCCTGGAAACTGAAGGCATCCTGGTAACATATTGTGCCAAAGGAGCGATTAAAAGAACATTACAACGGGTGGGTTTTAGGGTTGAACTGCTCAAAGGTCCCCCGGGTAAGCATGAAATGATAAGAGCTGTTAAACCCGGATAA